ATCGTAAATACCGTTGCGAACAAAATCCGGGCAACGACTACGGTGGAAACACCAATTGGCTTGATGCCATCACCCATACAGGTATTACCCACATGCACTCGCTTACTTTCTCGGGCGGCGGAGCGCAAAACAATTACCGCGTAACGGCAGACTACCGGGATGCTGAAGGTATCCTCATCAACCAAAAACGCAGGGAATACGGAATGCGTGCCACTGCCAACCTAACCACTAAAGACGGTCTGTTCTACTTTTCAAGCACCGTAGCTCCCCGCATCATCGACCAAAAAAAGGGAAAATATTACAACTATCAAGTGGCATTGAGAAACAATCCTACCGTACCTGTATATGACGAAACCACAACCAACGGCTATTTTCACTTGCCATTAGGCACAAGCACGGAGAATATCGTAGAAGATCTGCGTGTCGTTTCCCGCGACCAGACTACACGCCGCATCGAATGGAATGCCACCGCCGGCATCAACCTTCTGCCGCTTTTCCTGCCCAACAACCAAAACAACCTTCTGCTGAAATCGCAGGTCACTTTCGCCCAACGACATGATGACGAAATACATGGTAGTTACTCGCCGTCCACCTGCACGTGGATGATACAGAACAATCGGAAAGGTGAAGCATCGCGGGCATATTATAAAGCTATGACCAACAATTTTGAATGGGTTACGAATTTCTCCGCCACTTTCGCCAAGCACCACAATGTGCGTGGCATGGTAGGCTACTCTTACAATTACGTCGTAGCCGAAGGATTCAATGCAGCCAACAAAGATTTTGCCACTGACGCCTTGCTCTACCACAATCTCGCACAAGGTACGTATGCCGCCGAAGCTGGTAAAACGGAGATGGGTTCGTACAAAAACGATTCTAAACTTATCTCTTTTTTCGGTCGTGTGAACTATGACTGGAAAGGTCGTTATATGATGTCGGCAGCTATTCGTCACGAAGGTTCAACACGTTTCGGTAAAAACCATAAATGGGGAAACTTCCCTTCTATCTCGGCAGGATGGCGTATTTCCGATGAGAGTTTCATGAAGAATGTAAAATGGATCGACGACTTGAAGTTACGTTATGACTTTGGTGTAACCGGTAATCAAGATTTTGATAGTTACAAGTCACTTTCCACCTATTCCTCTTTCGGTTACTACTCCTATAATAATACAGCTTTCCATGTATGGGGACCAGGCAAAAACACGAACCCCGACCTGCGTTGGGAGAAAGCCAAAAACCAGAACATCGGTCTTGATTTCAGTTTGTTCAACAACCGCGTGACGGGTTCGTTCAACTATTTCATCCGCAAACAGGAAGATTTGCTGGGCGACTACCAGACTTCGGTTCCCCCCAGTCTGTTCGCCACCATCTTCACCAATGTGGGAACCATGAAGAATACCGGTTTTGAGTTCGACGTGACAGTGAACGCCGTACGCTCCAAAGATTTCAATTACAGTTTCACACTCGTAGGAGCCACAAACAATAATAAATTTGCCAGCTTCTCCAATGATGTATTCAAAGGACAGAAATACTATTCAACCTGTCAAATGGTCAGCCCCAATAATCCGGGATATCTGCAACGCATCGAAGAAGGCGAACGTGTAGGTAACTTTTTCACTTGGCGTTATGCAGGTGTCAGCGATGACGGCAACTGGTTGGTTTATAACAAAAACAACGAAGTAATCCCTGTCGGTGAAGCCAAGGAAGATGACAAAGCCATTACAGGCAACGGCCTGCCCAAATTCACAGCTTCTACTACCCATTCTTTCAAATGGAAAAATCTGGATGCATCCATCTCGTTGCGTGGCGCATTCGGCTTCCAGCTCTTCAATGTGCACGAATTTTACTTCGGGCTGCAATCCATGCAGAGCAACCTGATAAAAGAGGCGTACGGCAAAAACGCACACATCACTACTGGTATGA
The Bacteroides caecimuris DNA segment above includes these coding regions:
- a CDS encoding SusC/RagA family TonB-linked outer membrane protein; the protein is MNKKIALLCGIMFFILNMTVFAQNKTVTLHEEQSSIQTILSKIEKQTKYLFVYDKAQIDVKRKVTLKVNNKPVSQVLNTLFAGTQVSYTQNGNNIVLTVKKSSKQPTKTVRGVITDANGEPVIGATVTSTATGKGTITDMDGKFTMDVPKNTQLQVSYIGYKKQEIAVGEKNTLKIVLEEENAVLEEVIVVGYGTIKRKEMTSAISHIGAKDLNQMPTMDASMLLQGKVSSVSVSNINSADPDQHGSIQIRGVSSRSAGLGPLIVVDGIPGGDLANINPNDIESMDVLKDGAASAIYGTRGSNGVILINLKKGARDNQVHVTYNGSLTITEAKPWELEPLSADEYRKYRCEQNPGNDYGGNTNWLDAITHTGITHMHSLTFSGGGAQNNYRVTADYRDAEGILINQKRREYGMRATANLTTKDGLFYFSSTVAPRIIDQKKGKYYNYQVALRNNPTVPVYDETTTNGYFHLPLGTSTENIVEDLRVVSRDQTTRRIEWNATAGINLLPLFLPNNQNNLLLKSQVTFAQRHDDEIHGSYSPSTCTWMIQNNRKGEASRAYYKAMTNNFEWVTNFSATFAKHHNVRGMVGYSYNYVVAEGFNAANKDFATDALLYHNLAQGTYAAEAGKTEMGSYKNDSKLISFFGRVNYDWKGRYMMSAAIRHEGSTRFGKNHKWGNFPSISAGWRISDESFMKNVKWIDDLKLRYDFGVTGNQDFDSYKSLSTYSSFGYYSYNNTAFHVWGPGKNTNPDLRWEKAKNQNIGLDFSLFNNRVTGSFNYFIRKQEDLLGDYQTSVPPSLFATIFTNVGTMKNTGFEFDVTVNAVRSKDFNYSFTLVGATNNNKFASFSNDVFKGQKYYSTCQMVSPNNPGYLQRIEEGERVGNFFTWRYAGVSDDGNWLVYNKNNEVIPVGEAKEDDKAITGNGLPKFTASTTHSFKWKNLDASISLRGAFGFQLFNVHEFYFGLQSMQSNLIKEAYGKNAHITTGMNVLTDYFIENGDYVKIDNITLGYTFPLKTRFLDSVRVYGTAQNLYTFTEFSGIDPSNFEVNGLTPGSGGGDYTYYPSAFQFNFGLQINF